Proteins from a single region of Pseudomonas sp. 10S4:
- a CDS encoding response regulator transcription factor has protein sequence MPNILLVEDDTALSELIASYLERNGYSVSVISRGDHVRERARVNPPDLVILDLMLPGLDGLQVCRLLRADSATLPILMLTARDDSHDQVLGLEMGADDYVTKPCEPRVLLARVRTLLRRSSLGEPQTANDRILMGNLCIDLSERTVTWREQLVELSSGEYNLLVVLARHAGEVLSRDQILQRLRGIEFNGTDRSVDVAISKLRRKFDDHAGEARKIKTVWGKGYLFSRSEWEC, from the coding sequence ATGCCCAACATCCTCCTGGTCGAAGACGACACCGCGCTCTCCGAATTGATCGCCAGCTACCTGGAACGCAACGGTTACTCCGTGAGCGTGATCAGCCGCGGTGACCATGTGCGCGAACGTGCCCGGGTCAATCCGCCGGACCTGGTGATCCTCGACTTGATGCTGCCCGGGCTTGATGGCCTGCAAGTCTGCCGGTTGCTGAGAGCCGACTCGGCGACCTTGCCGATCCTGATGCTCACCGCACGGGACGACAGCCACGATCAAGTGCTGGGCCTGGAAATGGGCGCCGACGATTACGTCACCAAACCCTGCGAGCCGCGGGTGTTGCTGGCACGGGTGCGCACCTTGTTGCGGCGCAGCAGCCTCGGCGAACCGCAGACCGCCAACGATCGCATCCTGATGGGCAACCTGTGCATCGACCTGTCCGAGCGCACCGTGACCTGGCGTGAACAACTGGTGGAGCTGTCCAGCGGTGAATACAACCTGTTGGTGGTGCTGGCCCGGCATGCCGGTGAAGTGCTGAGCCGCGACCAGATCCTGCAACGCCTGCGCGGTATCGAATTCAACGGTACGGATCGCTCGGTGGACGTGGCGATTTCCAAGCTGCGGCGCAAGTTCGATGATCACGCCGGCGAGGCCCGCAAGATCAAGACTGTGTGGGGCAAGGGTTACCTGTTCAGTCGCTCCGAGTGGGAATGCTGA
- a CDS encoding ATP-binding protein: protein MFRILFRLYLVTIVSYSAAIYLVPDVVIKLFHERFVSYNLDYSRGLQTLIVKQFHAVPVEQWPALAAEMDKEFQPLQIVLARNDDADFTLDEQERLQRGENIVRIGDWGWRTLAVAPLNEQAVVQMVVPPDPMDVNLLYWSINVLIGATMLACLLLWLRPHWRDLERLKGTAERFGKGHLSERTQISKNSNIGSLANVFDTMAGDIENLLNQQRDLLNAVSHELRTPLTRLDFGLALALSDDMPAPSRERLQGLVAHIRELDELVLELLSYSRLQNPARLPEQVEVSLDEFIDSILGSVDEELESPDIVIDVLLHGQLERFTLDPRLTARALQNLLRNAMRYCEKRIQIGVQVCPKGCEIWVDDDGIGIPEDERERIFEPFYRLDRSRDRATGGFGLGLAISRRALEAQGGTLTVEASPLGGARFRLWLPTPA, encoded by the coding sequence ATGTTCAGAATCCTGTTTCGCCTGTATCTGGTAACGATCGTCTCGTACAGCGCGGCGATTTATCTGGTGCCGGATGTGGTGATCAAGCTGTTCCATGAGCGCTTTGTCTCCTACAACCTCGACTATTCCCGTGGCTTGCAGACGTTGATCGTCAAGCAGTTCCACGCCGTGCCAGTTGAACAGTGGCCAGCCTTGGCCGCCGAAATGGACAAGGAATTCCAGCCGCTGCAAATCGTGCTGGCCCGCAATGACGATGCGGATTTCACCCTTGATGAGCAGGAGCGTTTGCAGCGCGGCGAGAACATCGTGCGTATTGGCGATTGGGGTTGGCGGACCTTGGCGGTCGCACCGCTGAACGAGCAGGCGGTGGTGCAAATGGTGGTGCCGCCGGATCCGATGGACGTCAATTTGTTGTACTGGAGCATCAACGTGCTGATCGGCGCGACGATGCTCGCGTGCCTGCTGCTGTGGCTGCGCCCGCACTGGCGCGACCTCGAACGTCTGAAAGGCACCGCCGAACGCTTTGGTAAAGGCCACTTGAGCGAGCGCACCCAGATATCCAAAAACTCAAACATCGGCAGCCTGGCCAACGTATTCGACACCATGGCCGGTGACATTGAAAACCTGCTCAACCAGCAGCGGGACTTGCTCAACGCGGTGTCCCACGAACTGCGCACGCCGCTGACACGGCTGGACTTCGGCCTGGCCCTGGCGTTGTCCGATGACATGCCGGCGCCAAGCCGCGAACGCCTGCAAGGGTTGGTCGCGCACATTCGTGAACTGGATGAATTGGTGCTGGAGCTGCTGTCCTATAGCCGCTTGCAGAATCCGGCGCGCTTGCCGGAGCAGGTTGAAGTGTCGCTGGATGAGTTTATCGACAGCATTTTGGGCAGTGTCGATGAAGAGTTGGAATCACCGGACATCGTCATCGACGTGCTGCTGCATGGTCAGCTCGAGCGCTTCACCCTCGACCCACGCCTGACCGCGCGCGCCCTGCAAAACCTGCTGCGCAATGCGATGCGCTACTGCGAAAAGCGCATTCAGATTGGCGTGCAAGTGTGCCCCAAAGGCTGCGAGATCTGGGTCGATGATGACGGGATCGGCATTCCGGAAGATGAGCGGGAGCGGATTTTCGAACCGTTTTATCGGTTGGATCGCAGCCGGGATCGCGCCACTGGAGGCTTCGGTCTCGGGCTGGCGATCAGTCGCCGGGCGCTGGAAGCGCAGGGCGGGACGTTGACGGTTGAAGCGTCGCCGCTGGGTGGGGCTCGGTTTCGCCTGTGGTTGCCGACACCGGCCTGA
- a CDS encoding class I SAM-dependent methyltransferase, whose product MREHIHHAAADGYKTGADTYVRGRPDYPPQVADWLTGTLGLDDDKTVIDLGAGTGKFTGRLVATGAQVIAVEPVPQMLEKLSAAYPQVLAVSGTATDLPLPDASVDVVVCAQAFHWFASPAALTEIARVLKPGGRLGLVWNLRDTRVSWVPKLDSIVNALEGDTPRYYTGAWRLAFPHKAFGPLQAQHFAHGHTGSPEDVIFNRVRSTSFIAALPQAQRDRVDAQIRALIDGEPELRGKDVITVPYVTAAFVAVKGS is encoded by the coding sequence ATGAGAGAACACATTCACCATGCTGCCGCCGATGGCTATAAAACCGGCGCCGACACCTACGTGCGTGGCCGCCCGGATTATCCACCGCAAGTGGCCGATTGGCTAACGGGCACCTTGGGTCTGGATGACGACAAAACCGTGATTGACCTCGGCGCCGGCACCGGCAAGTTCACCGGGCGGCTGGTGGCCACAGGCGCACAGGTAATTGCCGTGGAACCGGTGCCGCAGATGCTGGAGAAGTTGTCCGCCGCTTATCCGCAAGTGCTGGCCGTCAGTGGCACGGCCACCGATTTGCCGCTGCCGGACGCCTCGGTGGATGTGGTGGTTTGCGCCCAGGCGTTTCACTGGTTTGCGAGCCCGGCAGCGCTGACCGAAATTGCCCGGGTGCTCAAGCCGGGCGGCAGGTTGGGCCTGGTGTGGAACCTGCGCGATACCCGGGTGAGTTGGGTGCCAAAACTGGATTCGATCGTCAATGCGCTGGAAGGTGATACCCCGCGCTATTACACCGGTGCGTGGCGGTTGGCGTTTCCGCACAAGGCGTTTGGGCCGTTGCAGGCTCAGCATTTCGCTCATGGGCACACGGGCTCGCCCGAGGATGTGATTTTCAATCGGGTGAGATCGACCAGTTTTATTGCTGCGTTGCCGCAAGCGCAGCGGGACAGGGTGGATGCGCAGATTAGGGCGTTGATTGACGGCGAGCCGGAGTTGCGCGGCAAGGACGTCATCACCGTGCCGTATGTGACAGCAGCATTTGTGGCGGTGAAGGGCAGTTAG
- a CDS encoding crotonase/enoyl-CoA hydratase family protein, which produces MSQYTAFTVELADKIAHVQINRPDKINAMNAAFWSEIIEIFQWIDDTDEVRVVVLSGAGKHFSSGIDLMMLAGVANELGKDVGRNARLLRRKILALQASFNAVDNCRKPVLAAIQGYCLGGAIDLIAACDMRYAAEDAQFSIKEIDIGMAADVGTLQRLPRIIGDGMLRELAYTGRQFGAEEAHGMGLVNRVYSDASSLLDGVMGIAREIASKSPIAITGTKEMISYMRDHRIDDGLEYVATWNAAMLQSTDLRVAMAAHMSKQKPEFLD; this is translated from the coding sequence ATGTCTCAGTACACCGCGTTCACCGTCGAACTCGCTGACAAAATCGCCCATGTGCAGATCAACCGCCCGGACAAGATCAACGCGATGAACGCGGCGTTCTGGAGCGAGATCATCGAGATCTTCCAGTGGATCGACGACACCGACGAAGTGCGGGTCGTTGTGCTCAGCGGCGCCGGCAAACACTTTTCCTCAGGCATCGACCTGATGATGCTGGCCGGCGTAGCCAACGAGCTGGGCAAGGACGTCGGCCGCAACGCGCGCCTGCTGCGCCGCAAGATCCTCGCCCTGCAAGCCTCCTTCAACGCCGTCGACAATTGCCGCAAACCAGTGCTCGCGGCGATCCAGGGTTACTGCCTGGGCGGCGCCATCGACCTGATCGCCGCTTGCGACATGCGTTACGCCGCTGAAGACGCGCAATTCTCGATCAAGGAAATCGACATCGGCATGGCCGCCGACGTTGGCACCTTGCAACGCTTGCCGCGGATCATCGGTGACGGCATGCTGCGTGAACTGGCTTACACTGGTCGCCAGTTTGGTGCCGAGGAAGCGCACGGCATGGGCCTGGTCAATCGCGTCTACAGCGATGCTTCCAGCCTGCTCGACGGCGTGATGGGCATTGCCCGCGAGATCGCCAGCAAGTCGCCGATTGCGATTACCGGCACCAAAGAGATGATCAGCTACATGCGCGACCATCGTATCGACGACGGCCTCGAATACGTCGCCACCTGGAACGCCGCCATGCTGCAATCCACCGATTTGCGCGTGGCCATGGCCGCCCATATGAGCAAACAGAAACCCGAATTTCTGGACTGA
- a CDS encoding efflux RND transporter periplasmic adaptor subunit produces MSKNLLATLSLIALALTLSACDKSSTAEEAAPLATVRIETIEARPLAITSELSGRIAAPRIAEVRARVAGVVLQRTFREGSDVKQGDVLFRIDPAPFKADLDSAEASLRKAEANAFQAKLQEQRYSQLIEGNAISGQDYDNARANARQTAADVAANKAAVARAKLNLGYATVTAPISGRVGRALVTEGALVGQNETTPLALIQQLNPIHADLTQSTRELNDLRRAFRSGQLQQVGQDQVKATLIQDDGSLYPLPGKLLFADITVDPGTGQIILRSEFPNPDLDLLPGSFVRVRLEQAVNQQGISVPQRAIQRDSAGIAQVLLLDANQRVGQQPVQLGAVQNDRWIVIGGLKPGDRIVTEGLQHAKPGDKVQIDDTPLPLAQVTGQ; encoded by the coding sequence ATGTCAAAGAATCTGCTTGCCACGCTCAGCCTGATTGCACTGGCGTTGACACTGAGCGCTTGTGACAAGTCCTCGACCGCTGAAGAAGCGGCACCACTGGCCACCGTGCGCATCGAAACCATCGAAGCACGGCCACTGGCGATCACCAGCGAACTGAGCGGGCGGATTGCTGCGCCGCGTATCGCCGAAGTCCGCGCCCGGGTGGCCGGCGTTGTGTTGCAGCGCACCTTCCGTGAAGGCAGCGATGTGAAACAGGGCGACGTACTGTTCCGCATCGACCCTGCACCCTTCAAGGCTGACCTCGACAGCGCCGAAGCCTCTTTGCGCAAGGCCGAGGCCAATGCGTTCCAGGCCAAACTGCAAGAGCAGCGCTATTCACAGTTGATCGAAGGCAATGCCATCAGTGGCCAGGACTATGACAACGCCCGGGCCAATGCCCGGCAAACCGCCGCTGACGTGGCCGCCAACAAGGCAGCCGTGGCGCGAGCCAAACTGAACCTCGGTTATGCCACCGTAACTGCGCCGATTTCCGGACGCGTCGGGCGGGCACTGGTCACCGAAGGCGCGTTGGTCGGACAGAACGAAACCACCCCGCTGGCGTTGATCCAGCAACTGAACCCGATTCACGCCGACCTGACCCAATCGACCCGGGAACTCAACGACCTGCGTCGGGCCTTCCGTTCCGGTCAGTTGCAGCAGGTCGGCCAGGACCAGGTCAAGGCCACGCTGATTCAGGATGACGGCAGCCTCTACCCGCTGCCGGGCAAACTGCTGTTTGCTGACATCACCGTCGATCCGGGTACCGGGCAGATCATCCTGCGCAGCGAGTTCCCTAACCCGGACCTCGACCTGCTGCCTGGCAGCTTTGTTCGCGTGCGACTGGAACAAGCCGTGAACCAGCAAGGCATCAGCGTGCCGCAACGGGCCATCCAGCGTGACAGCGCCGGGATTGCCCAGGTGCTGCTGCTCGACGCCAATCAGCGTGTCGGCCAGCAACCGGTGCAACTGGGCGCGGTGCAGAACGATCGTTGGATCGTCATCGGTGGTCTCAAGCCGGGCGACCGCATCGTTACCGAAGGCCTGCAACACGCCAAGCCCGGTGACAAAGTCCAGATCGACGACACCCCTCTTCCACTTGCCCAGGTGACTGGTCAGTAA
- a CDS encoding tetratricopeptide repeat protein translates to MNIRFAVFATPLLLVAALSSTLVFAHGDDAAPAKPNCPKGQVFDSKSNKCVLQTSSLVPDNDRVDYAYRLAKDGRYEEALALLDTLKNPNTAKALNYRGYATRKLGRTDEGIGYYLQSVKLDPQYARVREYLGEAYVIKGRIDLAQEQLQHIKSICGSTCEEYQDLAEAINDSSKT, encoded by the coding sequence ATGAATATCCGTTTCGCTGTTTTCGCCACCCCGCTGCTGTTGGTCGCAGCGCTGTCCAGCACGCTGGTGTTCGCCCACGGTGACGACGCCGCACCCGCCAAGCCCAATTGCCCCAAAGGCCAGGTGTTCGACAGCAAATCGAACAAGTGTGTGCTGCAAACCAGCAGCCTGGTGCCGGATAACGACCGGGTGGACTACGCCTATCGCCTGGCCAAGGACGGTCGCTACGAAGAAGCCCTGGCCCTGCTCGATACGCTTAAAAATCCCAACACCGCCAAGGCACTGAACTATCGCGGCTACGCCACGCGTAAACTAGGCCGCACCGACGAAGGCATCGGCTATTACCTGCAATCGGTCAAACTCGACCCGCAGTATGCGCGAGTACGCGAATACCTCGGCGAGGCTTATGTGATCAAAGGTCGTATCGACCTGGCCCAGGAGCAGTTGCAGCACATCAAGTCGATCTGCGGCAGCACCTGCGAGGAATACCAGGACCTGGCCGAAGCCATCAACGATTCATCGAAAACCTGA
- a CDS encoding cytochrome b: MTTLNNPPTRYDRLTMSLHWLTAVLVIFLFASSQIWDQLAKGTPLRKGLQSVHISCGILLAVIVIGRLLWRLSRGRRLPALNQGLMNIAAKTAHLALYLLLLSQIVLGFLFRWAQAEPFNFFGLFDVPTLMTFDKSMKSVFGGLHEQVAWALVILAGLHAVMALVHHYGLRDGTLRRMLPGSDSI; this comes from the coding sequence ATGACTACCCTGAACAACCCGCCAACTCGATACGACCGCCTGACCATGAGCCTGCACTGGCTGACCGCCGTGTTGGTGATTTTCCTGTTCGCCAGTTCGCAAATCTGGGACCAATTGGCCAAAGGCACGCCCCTGCGCAAGGGGTTGCAGTCGGTGCACATTTCCTGCGGCATCCTGCTGGCGGTGATTGTCATCGGTCGGCTGCTCTGGCGCCTGTCCCGAGGCCGGCGTTTGCCTGCGCTCAATCAAGGCCTGATGAATATTGCGGCGAAAACCGCGCATCTGGCGTTGTATCTGCTGCTGTTGAGTCAGATCGTGCTGGGTTTCCTGTTTCGTTGGGCTCAGGCCGAACCGTTCAACTTCTTTGGGCTGTTCGATGTCCCAACCCTGATGACGTTCGATAAGAGTATGAAGTCGGTGTTCGGTGGCCTGCATGAACAGGTGGCTTGGGCCCTTGTGATTCTGGCCGGGCTGCATGCGGTGATGGCGCTGGTTCACCATTACGGCCTGCGCGACGGCACACTGCGCCGGATGCTGCCGGGAAGCGATTCGATCTGA
- a CDS encoding anti-sigma factor family protein, with the protein MTDPLRPTILSDEQLVAYLDDQLDTEQRTRINAAINEDPALNLRLQWLARSSLPFKDAYDELGQQAPMDRLHAMLDTLPSPARPALSRRWFLAAAAGLVVSGVLADRLFLGWQLSQQKTNWRGLVADYMSLYVPQTLEHLPTDEATQRAQLRTIDARLGLNLAPAQLTLPRLDFKRAQILEYDGVPIAQITYLDPAHGPMALCVTRSNSGSRHFAQERRHNMNVVYWADTEHAWMLIGHNSMADLEDIAKVLRSRLSA; encoded by the coding sequence ATGACCGACCCCCTACGCCCGACGATCCTTTCGGATGAACAGTTGGTGGCCTACCTCGACGACCAACTCGACACTGAACAGCGCACCCGCATCAACGCCGCCATTAACGAAGACCCGGCGCTCAACCTGCGCCTGCAATGGCTGGCCCGCAGCAGCCTGCCGTTCAAGGATGCTTACGACGAATTGGGTCAGCAAGCGCCAATGGATCGCTTGCACGCCATGCTCGACACCTTGCCCAGCCCTGCCCGCCCGGCACTTAGTCGGCGCTGGTTTCTGGCCGCAGCGGCTGGCCTTGTAGTGAGCGGTGTGCTGGCGGACCGGTTGTTCCTCGGTTGGCAGTTGAGTCAGCAAAAAACCAACTGGCGCGGGCTGGTGGCTGACTATATGTCGCTCTATGTACCGCAAACCCTGGAGCACTTGCCCACCGACGAGGCAACCCAGCGTGCCCAACTGCGCACCATCGACGCCCGTCTGGGCCTGAACCTGGCGCCGGCGCAACTGACCCTGCCGCGCCTGGATTTCAAGCGTGCACAAATTCTCGAATACGACGGCGTGCCCATCGCGCAAATCACCTATCTGGACCCGGCCCACGGCCCGATGGCGCTGTGCGTCACCCGTTCCAACAGTGGCAGCCGGCATTTTGCCCAGGAACGTAGACACAACATGAACGTTGTCTACTGGGCTGACACGGAACACGCGTGGATGTTGATCGGGCACAACTCGATGGCGGACCTTGAGGACATCGCCAAGGTTTTGAGAAGTCGGCTGAGCGCATAA
- a CDS encoding TSUP family transporter: MPFELSVDLTTLAILAFVAFIAGFIDAIAGGGGLLTTPALLTAGLPPHLVLGTNKLSSTFGSATASFTFYRRKLFHPKQWVHAIIGTLVGALTGAVVAHYLPAEWLNKMLPVIVFACGIYLLFGGTPKAPLDSDAPIKKKWQSTQGFSLGFYDGVAGPGTGAFWTVSSMLMYPIDLVKASGVARSMNFVSNIAALSVFVFSGQVDWIIGLSMGLSVMVGAFFGARSAISGGAKFIRPVFITVVLGLTVRLAWQHWFSVA, from the coding sequence ATGCCTTTCGAACTTAGCGTTGACCTCACCACTCTGGCCATTCTGGCCTTCGTCGCTTTCATTGCCGGTTTCATCGACGCCATTGCCGGCGGCGGCGGTCTGTTGACCACACCTGCCTTGCTGACCGCCGGCCTGCCCCCGCACCTGGTGCTGGGCACCAACAAACTGAGTTCGACCTTCGGCTCGGCCACCGCCAGTTTCACCTTCTACCGCCGCAAGCTGTTTCACCCCAAACAGTGGGTGCACGCCATTATTGGCACCCTGGTCGGCGCGCTGACCGGTGCGGTGGTCGCCCACTATCTGCCGGCGGAATGGCTGAACAAGATGCTGCCGGTGATTGTCTTCGCCTGTGGCATCTACCTGTTGTTTGGTGGCACGCCAAAAGCGCCGCTGGACAGCGACGCTCCGATCAAGAAAAAGTGGCAATCGACCCAAGGCTTCAGCCTCGGTTTCTATGACGGTGTGGCCGGCCCCGGCACGGGTGCGTTCTGGACCGTCAGCAGCATGCTGATGTACCCCATTGACCTGGTGAAAGCCAGCGGCGTAGCCCGCAGCATGAACTTCGTCAGCAACATTGCGGCGCTGTCGGTGTTCGTATTTTCGGGTCAAGTGGACTGGATCATCGGCCTGAGCATGGGCCTTTCGGTGATGGTCGGTGCATTCTTCGGCGCACGCTCCGCCATCAGCGGCGGAGCCAAGTTCATTCGCCCGGTGTTCATCACCGTGGTGCTGGGCCTGACCGTGCGCCTAGCCTGGCAGCACTGGTTCAGCGTGGCCTAA
- a CDS encoding RNA polymerase sigma factor, with amino-acid sequence MGQHLARLWRYGLLLSRQRHVAEDLVQATCVRALERAGQFVPGTRMDRWLLSILHSIWLNEVRARRVRLGQGLVNADEALSFDGEHAAQTHVLAAQVIRRVDALPETQRETVYLAYVEGLSYREVAEVLQVPIGTVMSRLATARLKLAEYPPLHAVPSSTSGERR; translated from the coding sequence TTGGGCCAGCATCTGGCGCGTTTATGGCGTTACGGCTTGCTGCTGTCCCGACAACGGCATGTGGCCGAAGACCTGGTGCAAGCCACCTGCGTACGGGCGCTCGAACGGGCCGGGCAGTTTGTGCCCGGTACGCGCATGGACCGCTGGCTGCTGAGTATCTTGCACTCGATCTGGCTCAATGAAGTGCGCGCCCGCCGTGTGCGCCTGGGCCAGGGCTTGGTGAATGCCGACGAGGCGCTGTCGTTCGACGGCGAGCACGCGGCGCAAACCCATGTGCTGGCCGCGCAGGTCATCCGGCGCGTCGATGCCTTGCCCGAAACCCAACGCGAAACGGTGTACCTGGCCTACGTCGAAGGCCTGTCCTACCGCGAAGTGGCCGAGGTGCTGCAAGTGCCGATCGGCACCGTCATGAGCCGACTGGCTACCGCCCGCCTGAAACTTGCGGAGTACCCACCCCTGCACGCTGTACCGAGTTCTACCTCTGGAGAACGTCGATGA
- the pncA gene encoding bifunctional nicotinamidase/pyrazinamidase: protein MPHPSLHASRTALLVIDVQNDFIPGGQLAVPEGDLIVPLINRLGGQFSQVIIAQDWHPAGHASFAPSHPGRKPYDVIQLPYGEQTLWPVHCVRGTPGADLHADLDLPHAQLIIRKGCNPDIDSYSAFLEADRTTTTGLAGYLKERGIDTVYLVGLALDFCVMFSALDARAAGFNAFVVLDACRAIDLDGSLAAAIERMQVAGVKLISANEILG, encoded by the coding sequence ATGCCACATCCATCTCTCCACGCTTCGCGTACAGCCCTGCTGGTGATCGACGTACAGAACGACTTCATCCCCGGCGGCCAACTTGCGGTGCCCGAAGGCGACTTGATCGTGCCATTGATCAATCGCCTCGGTGGGCAGTTCAGTCAGGTGATCATTGCTCAGGACTGGCACCCGGCGGGGCATGCCTCGTTTGCCCCCAGCCATCCGGGTCGCAAGCCCTACGACGTCATTCAGTTGCCCTACGGTGAGCAGACGCTGTGGCCGGTTCATTGCGTACGGGGTACACCCGGTGCCGATTTGCACGCCGATCTGGATTTGCCACATGCGCAACTGATCATTCGCAAAGGCTGCAATCCGGATATCGACAGTTACTCCGCGTTCCTCGAAGCCGATCGCACGACCACCACCGGGCTGGCCGGCTACTTGAAGGAACGTGGGATCGACACGGTTTATCTGGTTGGGCTGGCGCTGGATTTCTGCGTGATGTTTTCGGCGCTCGATGCACGAGCGGCCGGGTTCAATGCGTTTGTAGTGCTGGATGCATGCCGGGCGATTGATCTCGATGGGTCGCTGGCTGCGGCGATTGAGCGGATGCAGGTGGCCGGGGTGAAACTAATTTCAGCGAATGAAATTTTGGGGTGA
- the nudC gene encoding NAD(+) diphosphatase, translating into MTSRWTTAVLDTDQPGGWAVARSPEGFLFDDNGALFPREWLKRQDLSILAEHGIGHLDGEPVYLIELSSHSEVPGCNWKGLRAFMLEGDHTVYRILGYAAQIGTWYREHRFCGNCGQATQQVPRERAMYCEPCDIRYYPRISPSMIVLVTRGDEVLLARSPRFVTGVYSTLAGFAEPGESAEECLIREVREEVQIEVKNIQYMGSQCWPFPHSMMLGFHAEYAGGEIVCQEDEIEDAQWFNIHAMPPLPASRSIARYLIDVYLARRLGHAEPVLPG; encoded by the coding sequence ATGACTTCACGCTGGACCACCGCAGTACTGGACACCGATCAACCCGGCGGCTGGGCCGTGGCACGCAGCCCCGAAGGCTTTCTGTTCGATGACAATGGCGCGCTGTTCCCACGGGAATGGCTCAAGCGCCAGGACTTGTCGATCCTGGCGGAACACGGTATCGGTCACCTTGATGGCGAACCGGTCTATCTGATCGAGTTGAGTAGCCACAGCGAAGTGCCGGGCTGCAACTGGAAAGGCCTGCGGGCGTTCATGCTGGAAGGCGATCACACGGTGTACCGGATTCTCGGTTATGCCGCGCAGATCGGCACCTGGTACCGCGAACACCGTTTTTGCGGTAACTGCGGGCAGGCGACCCAACAGGTTCCCCGTGAGCGGGCGATGTACTGCGAGCCTTGCGATATCCGCTATTACCCGCGGATTTCACCGAGCATGATCGTGCTGGTCACCCGTGGCGATGAAGTGTTGCTGGCCCGTTCGCCACGCTTTGTCACCGGGGTCTATAGCACGCTGGCCGGGTTTGCCGAACCGGGGGAGTCGGCCGAGGAATGCCTGATTCGCGAGGTTCGCGAAGAAGTGCAGATCGAGGTCAAGAATATCCAGTACATGGGCAGCCAGTGCTGGCCGTTCCCGCACTCGATGATGCTGGGCTTCCACGCCGAATACGCCGGTGGCGAGATCGTCTGTCAGGAGGACGAGATCGAAGACGCCCAGTGGTTCAACATTCACGCGATGCCGCCATTGCCGGCATCACGCTCGATTGCCCGTTATCTGATCGATGTCTACCTGGCGCGGCGCTTAGGCCACGCTGAACCAGTGCTGCCAGGCTAG